A portion of the Acidisoma sp. PAMC 29798 genome contains these proteins:
- a CDS encoding substrate-binding domain-containing protein — MRIASAALCAFAGAGLMVMSHHAIAADAVADAKAALVRYAGPQTVWLGPTTAPKPLADKSIVYLSGDEQNDISREYGLYMKQAAAKLGWKLTVIDGKGSPSSWVAGFNQAIALNPSGIAIFADAKSLQGPISTAVSRGITVIGLHAASLPGPQPDLHLFVNIQEDPREIGKAEADWAIADSNGKARVVVVTHNEYQIAATKSGATRDAVQACPGCKMLDYVNFPASEAAQRMPQLTTSWLQRFSVPIYITSVGDNDLDFAIPALRSAGVPPAQAKLIGADGNRSAYERIRKGNQYQTVTVSEPIELQAYQAVDEFNRAFNKAPPSGFVQPPYLVTPENVGVEGGDKDIFVPANDYKAHYLTLWGVSP, encoded by the coding sequence ATGCGGATCGCCAGTGCTGCACTCTGTGCCTTTGCCGGCGCCGGACTGATGGTCATGTCTCACCATGCCATCGCGGCGGATGCTGTGGCGGACGCGAAAGCCGCTCTCGTGCGCTATGCCGGCCCGCAGACGGTCTGGCTGGGTCCGACGACGGCGCCCAAGCCGCTCGCCGACAAGTCCATCGTCTATTTGTCCGGGGACGAGCAGAACGACATCTCGCGCGAATACGGGCTTTACATGAAGCAGGCGGCGGCCAAGCTCGGCTGGAAGCTGACTGTCATCGACGGCAAGGGCAGTCCTTCGAGCTGGGTCGCGGGCTTCAATCAGGCGATCGCCCTCAATCCAAGCGGCATCGCGATCTTTGCGGATGCCAAGAGCTTGCAGGGTCCCATCAGTACCGCAGTCTCTCGCGGCATTACAGTGATCGGCTTGCACGCGGCTTCGCTGCCTGGGCCGCAACCCGACCTTCATCTATTTGTGAACATCCAGGAAGACCCGCGCGAAATCGGCAAGGCGGAGGCAGACTGGGCCATTGCCGATAGCAACGGCAAGGCCCGCGTGGTCGTGGTGACCCACAATGAATATCAGATCGCCGCCACCAAGTCCGGTGCCACGCGCGACGCTGTGCAGGCGTGCCCGGGCTGCAAGATGCTCGACTACGTCAACTTCCCGGCCTCCGAAGCGGCGCAACGCATGCCGCAGCTCACCACAAGCTGGCTGCAGCGCTTCAGCGTTCCGATCTACATCACCTCGGTCGGCGACAATGATCTCGATTTCGCCATTCCCGCCTTGCGCAGCGCCGGCGTGCCACCCGCGCAGGCGAAGCTCATCGGTGCGGACGGCAATCGCTCTGCTTATGAGCGCATTCGCAAAGGCAATCAGTATCAGACGGTGACGGTGTCCGAGCCGATCGAGTTGCAGGCCTATCAGGCGGTCGATGAATTCAACCGCGCTTTCAACAAGGCGCCGCCAAGCGGCTTCGTGCAGCCGCCCTATCTCGTGACTCCCGAAAATGTCGGCGTCGAAGGCGGCGACAAGGACATCTTCGTGCCGGCTAACGACTACAAGGCCCACTATCTCACGCTGTGGGGCGTCTCGCCTTGA
- a CDS encoding sugar ABC transporter ATP-binding protein, producing MSHGPQHEAQPLLVLEGIVKQFTGTLALDHVDFDVRRGEIHALLGQNGAGKSTLIKILAGIYPPTAGRVRWKGEDVVPGSSPLPITFIHQDLGLVDTMTVAENVAILAGYPRRNGIIDWRAAATAARDALVLMDSRIDPEARVGTLSAAEKSIVAIARALATRCDLLVLDEPTAALPAAEVDLLLTTLQRLKASGIGLIYVTHRLDEVFRIADRVTVLRDGRRIATRDSAATTPGDLVEWIVGGALAQTEFATTPASDEVLLALDGLVVGQEDGSGFVGPVSLSVRRGETLGLVGLRGAGHHALGRALFGALKKTAGTVRFKGAPIAVDGPNDAIRSGIGFVSSRRAEESLAGGLSVLENLYLYAGARGVPALRPVNRLRELVSCRRALARFSVRPPNPLPPIVTLSGGNQQKVVVARWMESQVELLVLEEPTIGVDVGSKAEIYRDLDHAHERGRAILLISSDFEEVEKVCHRALVFNRGRVTAELHRPDITVGRLTALAAGTHPTAEVAA from the coding sequence TTGAGCCATGGCCCGCAGCACGAGGCGCAGCCGCTTCTCGTACTGGAGGGTATCGTCAAGCAGTTCACCGGCACGCTCGCGCTCGATCATGTCGATTTCGATGTCCGGCGTGGTGAAATCCATGCCCTGCTGGGTCAGAACGGCGCCGGCAAGTCGACGCTGATCAAGATCCTCGCCGGCATTTATCCGCCGACAGCCGGGCGCGTCCGATGGAAAGGCGAGGATGTGGTGCCGGGCTCTTCCCCGCTCCCCATCACGTTCATCCACCAGGATCTCGGTCTAGTCGATACCATGACGGTGGCCGAGAACGTTGCCATCCTTGCCGGCTATCCACGCCGCAACGGAATCATCGACTGGCGGGCTGCCGCGACCGCCGCGCGTGACGCGCTCGTTCTTATGGACAGCAGGATCGATCCGGAAGCGCGTGTCGGCACGCTGTCGGCGGCCGAGAAGTCGATCGTCGCCATCGCCCGCGCGCTGGCGACGCGTTGCGACCTGCTGGTGCTCGACGAGCCAACGGCGGCATTGCCGGCCGCCGAAGTCGATCTGCTGCTCACCACGCTGCAGCGCCTCAAGGCCAGCGGCATCGGGTTGATTTATGTGACCCATCGGCTGGACGAGGTCTTCCGTATCGCCGACCGGGTGACGGTTCTGCGCGATGGGCGACGTATCGCCACGCGCGACAGTGCAGCGACAACGCCGGGTGATCTCGTCGAATGGATCGTCGGCGGCGCACTCGCTCAGACTGAATTCGCGACGACACCGGCTTCGGATGAGGTGCTGCTGGCCTTGGACGGGCTGGTGGTCGGCCAGGAAGACGGCTCCGGCTTCGTGGGACCTGTGAGCCTCTCGGTCCGGCGAGGAGAGACTTTAGGTCTCGTCGGCTTGCGCGGGGCGGGCCATCACGCTTTGGGCCGCGCCTTGTTCGGTGCGCTGAAGAAGACCGCCGGCACTGTGCGGTTCAAGGGCGCGCCGATCGCGGTCGACGGCCCGAACGACGCCATTCGCAGTGGCATCGGATTCGTGTCCAGTCGGCGGGCGGAGGAGAGTCTCGCCGGCGGCCTCAGCGTACTGGAGAACCTGTATCTCTATGCGGGCGCGCGTGGCGTGCCGGCGCTGCGCCCGGTCAACCGCTTGCGCGAACTCGTCTCCTGCCGGCGGGCGCTGGCGCGCTTTTCGGTGCGCCCACCCAATCCCTTGCCGCCGATCGTCACGCTCAGCGGCGGCAATCAGCAAAAGGTCGTGGTCGCGCGCTGGATGGAATCGCAAGTCGAGTTGCTGGTGCTGGAAGAGCCGACCATCGGCGTCGATGTCGGGTCGAAAGCTGAGATCTATCGTGACCTCGACCATGCCCATGAGCGTGGTCGCGCCATCCTGCTCATTTCCTCGGACTTCGAGGAGGTCGAGAAAGTGTGCCATCGTGCCCTCGTCTTCAATCGCGGCCGTGTCACGGCCGAGCTGCATCGCCCTGACATCACGGTGGGGCGTTTGACAGCACTCGCGGCCGGGACACACCCCACGGCGGAGGTTGCGGCATGA